The following proteins come from a genomic window of Nostoc sp. ATCC 53789:
- a CDS encoding catalase: protein MKLFTEYPEKDELKYCDLMSELVKKNMENLYGGKKKKTAKRDTHSKTHAAVQGTLEIFDFDEAAIKKELSKRTSLSEAELSAISLKQGLFATPKQYPVWLRFANGAFSVKNDYEGDTRSMAVKVIGVEGERLSQSHELKTQDIITHNTEFFFVRTIKDFHSFFLTVYRAGLFPLFKLLVLFWLKLHPYESTLLQTSFKRFPKSLLKERYWSASAFSVGLKSGFDPSQPGRVPVEYPAVIKYGFTPVSSQIPHRQLPVESRSESELKLAKASGSEDNYYREDIIQALAKPDAEYYWDFQIQFQTSPEMSIDDTTIVWSEEESPFFTVGRLTIKHQRVNSPQENDFGENLSFSPGNGLAVHRPVGAINRLRSVVYPIVANDRHQKRGVKYQEPTV from the coding sequence ATGAAACTTTTTACTGAATATCCAGAAAAAGACGAACTCAAATATTGCGATCTCATGAGTGAGTTAGTCAAAAAGAACATGGAAAATCTTTATGGAGGTAAGAAGAAAAAAACTGCAAAAAGAGATACCCATTCTAAAACCCATGCTGCTGTTCAAGGAACTCTAGAAATTTTTGACTTTGATGAAGCCGCAATTAAGAAGGAATTGAGCAAACGCACCTCATTATCTGAAGCTGAACTTTCTGCCATTTCTCTCAAACAAGGTTTATTTGCCACACCGAAACAATATCCAGTTTGGTTACGATTTGCCAATGGTGCGTTTTCAGTAAAAAATGACTATGAAGGAGATACGCGCTCCATGGCCGTAAAAGTGATCGGCGTAGAAGGAGAACGACTATCGCAAAGTCACGAGTTAAAAACTCAAGATATTATTACCCACAATACCGAATTCTTTTTTGTTAGAACCATCAAAGACTTTCACAGCTTTTTTTTGACGGTTTACCGAGCAGGGCTGTTTCCGCTTTTTAAGCTGTTGGTGCTTTTTTGGCTAAAGTTGCATCCCTACGAATCCACTCTTTTACAAACTAGTTTCAAACGTTTTCCCAAGAGTTTACTTAAAGAACGCTATTGGAGTGCTTCAGCATTTTCTGTGGGACTCAAATCTGGTTTTGATCCATCTCAACCAGGTCGAGTTCCTGTGGAATATCCAGCTGTGATTAAATATGGATTTACTCCGGTTTCGAGTCAAATACCTCATCGACAACTTCCTGTTGAGTCGAGGTCAGAAAGTGAGCTTAAGCTTGCTAAAGCATCAGGTTCAGAGGACAACTATTACCGAGAGGATATCATTCAAGCTTTAGCAAAGCCTGATGCTGAGTACTATTGGGACTTTCAAATCCAATTTCAAACCAGCCCAGAGATGTCTATTGATGATACAACCATTGTTTGGAGTGAAGAGGAATCACCTTTTTTTACAGTTGGTCGCCTAACAATTAAGCATCAAAGGGTTAATTCTCCCCAAGAAAATGACTTTGGAGAAAATCTCAGTTTTTCTCCTGGGAATGGTCTAGCAGTGCATCGTCCTGTCGGTGCGATCAATCGGTTACGCAGCGTTGTTTATCCTATTGTTGCTAATGACCGTCATCAAAAACGAGGGGTTAAATACCAGGAACCAACTGTCTGA
- a CDS encoding GUN4 domain-containing protein yields the protein MTDPMILSGPANDIDSLRQPLIAGSEKVQQQIIPQLAELGNEGLDVLMEFLLKRRENPATWIDGKAYQVLYSSDAPQAKEFLRSCFPEGIVPLKSECGINYNSLQQLLAAQDFQAADRVTIEKMCELSGPTAVQRKWLYFTEVENTSAVDLQTINNLWLVHSEGKFGFSVQREIWLSLGKNWENFWPKIGWKEGNNWTRYPNSFTWDLSAPRGHLPLSNQLRGVRVFASLLSHPAWSKNPEK from the coding sequence ATGACAGACCCAATGATTTTATCAGGCCCTGCAAATGACATTGACTCTCTCCGACAACCATTAATCGCCGGGTCTGAAAAAGTCCAACAACAGATAATCCCACAGTTAGCTGAGTTGGGTAATGAGGGATTAGACGTGTTGATGGAATTTTTACTGAAACGACGTGAGAACCCAGCGACTTGGATTGATGGCAAAGCTTACCAAGTCCTTTACAGCTCTGATGCACCTCAAGCCAAAGAATTTTTGCGCTCCTGTTTTCCTGAAGGAATTGTACCTCTAAAATCAGAGTGCGGGATTAACTACAATTCTTTGCAACAGCTACTTGCTGCTCAAGACTTTCAAGCAGCCGATCGCGTCACCATCGAAAAAATGTGTGAATTATCAGGGCCAACGGCTGTACAACGAAAATGGTTGTACTTTACTGAGGTAGAAAATACCTCGGCTGTTGACTTGCAAACTATTAACAACCTCTGGTTAGTCCACTCCGAAGGTAAATTTGGCTTTTCAGTGCAGCGAGAAATCTGGTTAAGTTTGGGTAAGAATTGGGAGAATTTCTGGCCGAAAATTGGCTGGAAAGAAGGTAATAACTGGACGCGATACCCTAACAGCTTTACTTGGGATTTGAGTGCGCCTAGAGGTCACTTACCCCTCTCTAATCAGCTGCGGGGGGTAAGAGTCTTTGCTTCTTTACTCTCTCACCCTGCTTGGTCGAAGAATCCAGAAAAATGA
- a CDS encoding ABC transporter ATP-binding protein, which yields MANVRLEDIKRRFNNVTAIEDITFEIPDGEFWVLVGPSGCGKSTILRTIAGLETATSGKLFIGDRLVNNIPARQRDVAMVFQNYALYPHMSVAENIGFGLQMRKVDRKIIQERVMNVARSLSLDHLLDRKPKQLSGGQQQRVALGRAIAREPQVFLLDEPLSNLDAQLRDDTRAELKQLHQELGITTIYVTHDQVEAMTLADKIVVLNRGRIQQIGDPQTIYASPANQMVASFLGSPPMNILPAIYQNNGFDVSGQLLTIPAVVKEKLQLRQEHSYDLGIRPEHIFINEPPSGFTVAYGGKPSYSADSPSRQEANESHLIVEVKVVEPLGRETLIRAGLPGSAVVLNIQVGADVRPRPGDRLSLQLDLNHLFVFDPKTGDRIL from the coding sequence ATGGCAAATGTTCGTCTAGAAGATATTAAGCGTAGATTCAATAATGTCACTGCGATCGAGGACATTACCTTTGAAATTCCTGATGGAGAGTTTTGGGTTTTAGTTGGGCCATCGGGTTGTGGTAAGTCTACAATTTTGCGAACGATCGCTGGTTTAGAAACCGCTACATCAGGCAAACTCTTTATTGGCGATCGCTTGGTGAATAATATCCCAGCCAGACAGCGAGATGTGGCGATGGTGTTCCAAAACTACGCCCTCTATCCTCACATGAGCGTGGCGGAAAATATCGGCTTTGGCTTGCAAATGCGGAAGGTTGATCGAAAAATCATTCAAGAACGGGTGATGAATGTGGCGCGATCGCTTTCTCTGGATCACTTGCTGGATCGTAAACCCAAACAACTTTCTGGGGGACAGCAACAACGGGTAGCATTAGGAAGAGCGATCGCTCGTGAACCCCAAGTTTTTTTACTTGATGAACCTTTATCTAATTTAGATGCCCAATTACGCGACGATACAAGGGCAGAATTAAAACAGTTACATCAAGAATTAGGAATTACCACAATTTACGTCACCCACGATCAAGTTGAAGCAATGACTTTGGCTGATAAAATAGTCGTGCTAAATCGCGGGCGAATTCAACAAATCGGCGATCCCCAAACTATTTATGCAAGTCCTGCTAATCAGATGGTGGCAAGTTTTTTAGGGAGTCCACCGATGAATATTTTGCCTGCAATCTATCAAAATAACGGTTTTGATGTCAGTGGACAGTTATTAACAATTCCAGCAGTTGTAAAAGAAAAATTACAGTTGCGTCAGGAACACAGTTATGATTTGGGGATTCGTCCAGAGCATATTTTTATTAACGAACCGCCCTCCGGGTTCACAGTCGCCTACGGCGGGAAACCCTCCTACAGCGCTGATTCACCAAGTCGCCAAGAAGCAAATGAGAGTCACCTGATTGTAGAAGTTAAGGTGGTGGAACCTTTGGGAAGAGAAACTTTGATTCGTGCTGGTTTACCTGGTTCGGCGGTGGTGTTGAATATTCAGGTAGGCGCGGATGTGCGTCCCCGTCCAGGCGATCGCCTTTCTCTACAACTTGATTTAAATCACTTGTTTGTATTTGATCCCAAAACTGGCGACAGAATTTTGTGA
- a CDS encoding NADP-dependent isocitrate dehydrogenase encodes MYEKITPPVAGAKITFKNGEPIVPDNPIIPFIRGDGTGIDIWPATQKVLDAAVAKAYKGQRQISWFKVYAGDEACDLYGTYQYLPQDTLTAIEEYGVAIKGPLTTPIGGGIRSLNVALRQIFDLYACVRPCRYYAGTPSPHKNPEKLDVIVYRENTEDIYLGIEWRQGSEIGDRLIKILNEELIPATPEHGKKRIPLDSGIGIKPISKTGSQRLVRRAIKHALLLPKNKQQVTLVHKGNIMKYTEGAFRDWGYELATSEFRQETVTEQESWILSNKEKNPNISLEENARQIEPGFDNLTPDKKAQVVKEVETVLNTIWATHGDGKWKEKVLVNDRIADSIFQQIQTRPDEYSILATMNLNGDYLSDAAAAIVGGLGMGPGANIGDSSAIFEATHGTAPKHAGLDRINPGSVILSGVMMLEFMGWQEAADLVKKGLSDAIANSKVTYDLARLLEPPVEPLKCSEFADAIIQHFG; translated from the coding sequence ATGTACGAAAAGATTACCCCCCCCGTAGCCGGAGCAAAAATCACCTTCAAAAATGGTGAACCAATCGTACCGGACAATCCAATTATCCCCTTTATTCGTGGCGACGGCACAGGTATCGACATCTGGCCTGCTACCCAAAAAGTCCTCGATGCTGCGGTAGCCAAAGCATATAAGGGTCAGCGTCAAATTAGTTGGTTTAAGGTTTACGCTGGGGACGAAGCTTGCGATTTATACGGAACTTACCAGTATTTACCTCAAGACACTCTCACGGCAATTGAAGAGTATGGTGTAGCTATTAAAGGGCCTTTGACTACTCCCATTGGGGGAGGAATTCGTTCTTTAAATGTGGCACTAAGGCAAATTTTTGACTTATATGCCTGTGTACGTCCTTGCCGTTACTATGCGGGTACGCCCTCACCCCACAAAAACCCCGAAAAGCTGGATGTAATTGTTTATCGGGAAAATACAGAAGATATTTATTTAGGCATTGAGTGGCGACAAGGTAGCGAAATCGGCGATCGCTTAATTAAGATTCTTAACGAAGAACTAATCCCCGCCACCCCAGAACACGGGAAAAAACGCATTCCTCTTGATTCTGGTATTGGCATCAAACCCATCAGCAAAACTGGTTCCCAACGCCTAGTTAGACGTGCCATCAAACACGCCTTGCTATTGCCCAAAAACAAGCAACAAGTGACTTTGGTGCATAAGGGCAACATCATGAAATACACCGAAGGCGCTTTCCGCGATTGGGGTTATGAACTAGCAACCAGTGAATTCCGCCAAGAAACTGTTACTGAACAAGAATCTTGGATTTTGAGTAACAAGGAAAAAAATCCGAATATTTCTTTGGAAGAAAACGCCCGCCAGATTGAGCCTGGGTTTGATAATCTTACCCCAGACAAGAAAGCGCAAGTTGTCAAGGAAGTTGAAACTGTTCTTAACACAATTTGGGCAACCCACGGCGATGGCAAATGGAAAGAAAAAGTTTTGGTGAATGACCGGATTGCTGACAGTATTTTTCAACAAATCCAAACCAGACCGGATGAGTATTCGATTTTGGCGACAATGAACTTGAACGGCGATTATTTGTCTGATGCCGCCGCCGCCATTGTTGGGGGATTAGGAATGGGGCCAGGGGCAAATATTGGTGATTCTAGTGCCATATTTGAAGCTACCCACGGTACTGCACCCAAACACGCCGGCTTGGATCGGATTAATCCGGGTTCAGTGATTTTGTCTGGTGTGATGATGCTGGAATTTATGGGTTGGCAAGAAGCCGCAGACCTAGTTAAAAAAGGTTTAAGCGATGCGATCGCAAATAGTAAAGTCACCTACGATTTAGCCCGCTTGCTAGAACCGCCTGTTGAACCTTTAAAATGTTCTGAATTTGCCGACGCAATTATTCAGCATTTTGGTTAA
- the dxs gene encoding 1-deoxy-D-xylulose-5-phosphate synthase produces MHLSEITHPNQLHGLSVRQLQQIARQIRDKHLQTVAVNGGHLGPGLGVVELTLGLYQTLDLDRDKVIWDVGHQAYPHKLLTGRYDRFHTLRQKDGVAGYLKLCENKFDHFGAGHASTSISAALGMALARDLKGEKFKAVAVIGDGALTGGMALEAINHAGHMPKTNLLVVLNDNDMSISRNVGAIPRYLNKMRLSQPVQFIKDNLEEQFKQIPFVGESLSPELARIKEGMKRLAVPKVGAVFEELGFTYIGPVDGHNLEELIATFQQAHQIQGPVLVHVATVKGKGYEIAELDQVGYHAQSPFNVATGKAIPSNKPKPPAYAKVFSHTLVKLAEQNPKIVGITAAMATGTGLDKLQAKLPNQYVDVGIAEQHAITLAAGLATQGMRPVAAIYSTFLQRAYDQIIHDVCIQNLPVFFCLDRAGIVGSDGPTHQGMYDIAYLRCIPNIVIMAPKDEAELQRMVVTGVDHTSGPIAMRYPRGNGYGVPLMEEGWEPLEIGKGEILRTGDDVLIVAYGTMVYPGMQAAEILSEHGIEATVINARFVKPLDTELILPLAKKIGRVITLEEGCVMGGFGSAIAEALMDADILVPVKRFGVPDVLVDHAEPNESKTELGLTSHQIAERVLQAFFKQQVSAVV; encoded by the coding sequence ATGCACCTGAGCGAAATCACCCATCCTAATCAGTTGCACGGTTTATCTGTTCGCCAACTGCAACAGATTGCCCGTCAGATTCGAGATAAGCATCTCCAAACCGTAGCAGTTAATGGTGGACACTTGGGGCCAGGGTTGGGTGTTGTAGAATTAACACTAGGACTTTACCAGACACTGGATTTAGATCGGGATAAAGTGATTTGGGATGTAGGACACCAAGCTTATCCCCACAAACTTCTTACAGGACGTTACGATCGCTTCCACACCCTCAGACAAAAGGACGGAGTTGCAGGTTATCTCAAACTCTGTGAAAACAAATTTGATCACTTTGGGGCTGGACATGCTTCTACAAGTATTTCAGCAGCATTAGGCATGGCTTTAGCGCGAGACTTGAAAGGCGAAAAATTTAAAGCCGTCGCTGTTATTGGGGATGGGGCACTGACTGGAGGTATGGCATTAGAAGCCATCAACCATGCGGGACACATGCCGAAAACTAACCTGTTGGTTGTTCTCAACGACAACGACATGTCCATATCTCGCAACGTCGGCGCGATTCCCCGCTATCTGAACAAAATGCGCCTCAGCCAGCCGGTGCAATTTATCAAAGATAATCTTGAGGAACAATTTAAGCAAATTCCCTTCGTGGGTGAATCTCTGTCTCCCGAACTCGCACGCATCAAAGAAGGTATGAAACGTTTGGCTGTTCCCAAGGTAGGGGCAGTGTTTGAAGAACTCGGTTTTACCTACATTGGGCCAGTAGATGGGCATAATCTCGAAGAATTGATTGCCACCTTCCAACAGGCACATCAGATACAAGGCCCTGTTTTAGTACATGTGGCAACAGTCAAAGGCAAAGGCTATGAAATTGCTGAACTAGATCAAGTTGGCTACCACGCCCAAAGCCCCTTTAACGTTGCAACTGGCAAAGCTATTCCTTCTAATAAACCCAAACCCCCAGCTTATGCTAAAGTCTTTTCTCACACTCTAGTGAAACTTGCCGAACAAAACCCCAAAATCGTTGGGATTACTGCGGCTATGGCAACGGGAACAGGTTTAGATAAACTTCAAGCCAAACTGCCCAATCAATATGTTGATGTCGGCATTGCTGAACAACATGCAATCACTTTAGCAGCAGGACTTGCAACACAAGGAATGCGCCCCGTAGCTGCCATTTATTCCACCTTCCTGCAACGCGCTTATGACCAGATAATTCACGATGTCTGCATCCAAAACCTACCAGTATTTTTCTGCTTAGATAGGGCAGGAATTGTTGGATCTGATGGCCCCACCCACCAAGGTATGTATGACATCGCTTATCTGCGTTGCATCCCCAACATCGTCATCATGGCACCCAAAGATGAAGCAGAACTGCAACGCATGGTAGTAACTGGTGTTGACCATACCAGTGGCCCCATCGCTATGCGCTACCCTCGTGGCAATGGCTACGGCGTTCCCCTGATGGAGGAAGGTTGGGAACCTTTGGAAATCGGCAAAGGCGAAATTCTCCGCACTGGCGATGACGTGTTAATCGTTGCTTATGGCACAATGGTTTATCCAGGGATGCAAGCTGCCGAAATTCTCAGCGAACATGGGATTGAGGCAACTGTGATCAATGCCCGTTTCGTTAAGCCTTTGGATACCGAGTTGATTTTGCCTTTAGCTAAGAAAATCGGCCGTGTCATCACCTTAGAAGAAGGGTGTGTGATGGGTGGCTTTGGTTCTGCGATCGCAGAAGCTTTAATGGATGCAGATATTCTAGTTCCCGTCAAGCGATTCGGTGTACCAGATGTGTTAGTAGATCATGCTGAACCCAATGAATCTAAAACAGAACTAGGTTTAACTAGTCATCAAATAGCAGAAAGAGTTTTGCAAGCTTTCTTTAAGCAGCAAGTATCTGCTGTTGTTTAG
- a CDS encoding DUF2235 domain-containing protein, translating to MKRLVICCDGTWQQLTSAYPSNVVKLAQSVKPMANDGVAQIVFYDEGVGAEGQKVLGGATGLGIDRNIEDGYRFLSLNYVPGDEIYLFGFSRGAYTVRSLAGMIYCSGLLDRPHVTKAHEAYELYRKRGVKPKDQEAVEYRQAYGDRVPITLLGCFDTVGALGIPGIPAFSKLSEQLNKRYRFHDTTLNKCVQNALHAVAIDEIREVFDVTPMTKHPDAENQRVIQKWFPGAHGCVGGGTKEHSGLSDAALQWMIDSIGEMQLGLDFDTSVIPTGINPNYECDFKNDAGFFKLAGIKFREVSDTIEDLHESTINRLKSRKDYRPKNLQKIISKLK from the coding sequence ATGAAACGTCTCGTTATATGCTGTGATGGAACCTGGCAACAATTAACAAGTGCTTACCCTAGCAATGTGGTTAAGTTAGCTCAATCGGTAAAACCGATGGCTAATGATGGGGTTGCACAAATCGTATTTTATGACGAGGGGGTTGGAGCTGAGGGTCAAAAGGTTTTAGGGGGAGCTACCGGACTAGGAATCGATAGAAATATAGAAGATGGCTATCGATTTCTGAGCCTCAACTATGTTCCTGGTGACGAAATCTATCTGTTCGGTTTCAGTCGTGGTGCTTACACAGTTAGAAGTCTAGCGGGGATGATCTATTGCTCCGGTCTTCTAGACCGTCCCCATGTCACCAAAGCCCATGAAGCTTATGAGCTTTACCGTAAACGAGGTGTTAAACCAAAAGATCAGGAAGCTGTGGAATACCGTCAAGCTTACGGCGATCGCGTCCCTATCACCTTGTTGGGTTGTTTTGACACCGTTGGGGCCCTTGGTATTCCTGGGATACCCGCCTTCAGCAAGTTGAGCGAGCAGCTGAATAAGCGTTACAGATTCCATGACACTACTTTAAACAAATGTGTTCAGAATGCCTTGCACGCGGTGGCGATCGACGAAATCCGTGAAGTCTTTGATGTCACTCCCATGACAAAGCATCCTGATGCTGAAAACCAGCGAGTGATTCAAAAGTGGTTCCCTGGCGCACATGGCTGTGTTGGTGGTGGAACTAAAGAACATAGTGGGTTATCAGATGCCGCCTTACAGTGGATGATTGATTCCATCGGTGAGATGCAATTGGGACTTGACTTCGATACAAGTGTGATTCCCACAGGTATTAACCCCAATTATGAATGCGACTTTAAGAACGATGCTGGATTCTTTAAATTGGCAGGAATCAAGTTTCGTGAGGTTAGCGATACCATTGAAGACCTTCATGAAAGCACGATCAACCGTTTGAAAAGTCGCAAAGACTATCGACCGAAAAATCTACAAAAGATTATTTCTAAACTGAAATAG
- the mtnA gene encoding S-methyl-5-thioribose-1-phosphate isomerase: protein MTLSTNHVYPVIWHNESVSLIDQTRLPNEYTFVEIHRSEDMARAIKTMIVRGAPAIGVAAAYGMYLGAREIETSDRHEFLQNLDKVAQLLGSTRPTAVNLFWAISRMMKVAKETLGTVEDIKQTLFQTAQAINVEDLQTCQAIGDNGLAVLPNTPEKLTLLTHCNAGALATAGYGTALGVVRSAWREGRLERLFADETRPRLQGAKLTAWECVQEGIPVTLITDNMAAHCMKQGLIHAVVVGADRIAANGDTANKIGTYSVAIAAKAHNIPFFVAAPLSTVDFELADGSKIPIEERDPTEIYQVGDTILTPEGVDFYNPAFDVTPAELITAIITENGAIAPDKLAKSQLKQVDISRN, encoded by the coding sequence ATGACACTTTCTACAAACCACGTTTATCCCGTTATTTGGCACAATGAATCGGTGTCACTAATTGACCAAACGCGCTTACCCAACGAATATACATTTGTGGAAATCCACCGTAGTGAAGATATGGCGCGGGCGATTAAGACTATGATTGTCCGGGGTGCGCCAGCGATTGGTGTGGCTGCGGCTTATGGAATGTATCTTGGCGCAAGGGAAATTGAAACTAGCGATCGCCACGAATTTTTGCAAAACTTAGATAAAGTAGCCCAGTTGTTAGGTTCTACTCGTCCGACGGCGGTAAATTTATTTTGGGCAATTAGTCGGATGATGAAAGTTGCTAAGGAAACGTTGGGAACTGTTGAAGACATTAAGCAAACCCTTTTCCAAACAGCCCAAGCAATCAACGTTGAAGATTTGCAAACCTGTCAAGCAATCGGCGACAATGGTTTGGCAGTTTTGCCCAATACTCCAGAAAAGCTGACGTTACTTACTCACTGCAACGCTGGGGCGCTAGCTACGGCTGGTTATGGCACTGCTTTAGGCGTTGTGCGTTCCGCTTGGAGGGAAGGACGTTTAGAACGTTTATTTGCCGACGAAACCCGTCCCCGCTTACAAGGTGCAAAACTCACCGCTTGGGAATGTGTGCAAGAAGGTATTCCAGTGACATTAATTACTGATAATATGGCAGCCCATTGCATGAAACAGGGTTTGATTCATGCTGTAGTTGTGGGTGCCGATCGCATTGCTGCTAATGGCGACACTGCTAATAAAATTGGTACATATAGTGTTGCGATCGCAGCTAAGGCACATAATATCCCCTTCTTTGTGGCTGCGCCCCTTTCTACTGTTGATTTTGAATTAGCCGATGGCAGCAAAATTCCCATTGAAGAACGCGATCCAACAGAAATATATCAAGTCGGGGATACTATTCTCACACCTGAAGGTGTCGATTTTTACAACCCAGCTTTTGATGTGACTCCGGCTGAGTTGATTACAGCCATCATTACAGAGAATGGAGCGATCGCACCTGATAAATTAGCGAAATCACAGCTAAAGCAAGTAGACATCTCCAGAAATTAA
- a CDS encoding type II toxin-antitoxin system HicB family antitoxin, producing the protein MINPTNREFYVIIERDEDGYHVGEVPQLQACYSQGETTDELMANMKEVIELCLEDV; encoded by the coding sequence ATGATCAATCCCACCAACCGAGAATTCTACGTCATCATTGAACGGGATGAAGATGGCTACCATGTCGGAGAAGTACCTCAGCTACAAGCCTGTTACAGTCAAGGAGAAACAACTGATGAGTTGATGGCTAATATGAAAGAAGTAATTGAGCTTTGTTTAGAGGATGTGTGA
- a CDS encoding peroxidase family protein, with protein MSGKRDTSKDGLGNKLQTLVLTNFKPIWKLLQSNKSIARKVNKTLLNSLIYKIPTRPNPYSMMTLDEHIPDTNIPKKTDTYTSWESLNDRTYTGRHLPPDPKLNAEGNLPKVEDLAILFRKRDGKTIYSGKSTMLFPYWVQWFTDSFLRLNHYNKLKNTSNHEIDLCNVYGLTRKQTHLLRSFQGGKLKTQKLKRQDGVEEEYPLFYYADPAQDKIKPEFEGLYEPLNDEKRQSVDKKQYMFAMGVERANVQIGYVMLNTLCLREHNRLCDELARNYPDWDDERLFQTSRNILMAIILKIIMEEYINHITPYHFKLFADPEAFTKESWHRPNYMAIEFDFVYRWHSAIPETFNYNGKPTHIATSLWNNKMFIDQGLGALMEETCSQPGTKIGLFNTPDILVELTELPSIRLGRQLQLASYNDYRELCGFPRVTRFEQVTGNEFAQQKLKELYGHVDNIEFFVGLYAEDGRENSTIPALVARLIGIDAFSQALTNPLLSPNIFNKETFSPLGWEILQNTNTVSDLVNRNVPASGKKYKVTFDL; from the coding sequence ATGTCTGGAAAAAGAGATACATCCAAAGACGGGTTAGGTAACAAACTTCAAACATTAGTTTTAACAAACTTTAAGCCTATTTGGAAACTTCTCCAAAGTAACAAATCTATTGCACGTAAAGTTAATAAAACTCTGCTTAACAGTCTCATCTATAAAATTCCGACTCGTCCTAATCCCTATAGTATGATGACTCTAGATGAGCATATTCCTGATACTAACATTCCTAAGAAAACTGATACTTATACTTCCTGGGAATCGCTCAACGATCGCACTTATACAGGAAGGCATCTACCACCCGATCCCAAATTAAACGCTGAGGGTAATCTACCCAAAGTTGAAGACCTAGCTATTTTATTCCGTAAAAGAGACGGTAAAACTATTTATTCTGGCAAATCAACCATGCTGTTTCCCTATTGGGTGCAGTGGTTTACAGATAGCTTTCTTCGCCTTAATCACTACAATAAACTAAAAAATACTTCCAACCATGAAATTGATTTGTGTAATGTTTATGGTTTAACCAGAAAACAAACACATCTGTTAAGAAGTTTTCAAGGAGGTAAATTAAAGACTCAGAAACTCAAACGCCAAGATGGTGTAGAAGAAGAATATCCTTTGTTTTATTATGCCGATCCAGCGCAGGATAAAATTAAACCTGAATTTGAAGGTCTTTATGAACCTTTGAATGATGAAAAAAGACAGTCTGTAGATAAAAAGCAATATATGTTTGCAATGGGAGTAGAACGAGCAAACGTACAAATTGGCTATGTAATGCTCAACACTCTATGTCTCCGTGAACATAATCGTCTTTGTGATGAATTAGCACGCAATTATCCAGATTGGGATGATGAACGTCTCTTCCAAACATCGAGAAATATTCTCATGGCGATTATTTTAAAAATCATCATGGAAGAGTACATTAACCACATCACTCCTTATCACTTTAAATTGTTTGCCGACCCAGAAGCTTTTACAAAGGAAAGTTGGCATCGTCCCAACTATATGGCAATTGAGTTTGACTTTGTTTATCGCTGGCATAGTGCGATTCCAGAAACATTTAACTATAACGGTAAACCAACTCATATTGCTACATCCCTCTGGAACAATAAGATGTTTATTGACCAGGGTTTGGGTGCATTGATGGAGGAAACTTGCTCTCAACCAGGTACAAAAATTGGTTTATTTAACACCCCTGATATATTGGTGGAGTTAACCGAGCTACCTTCAATCAGACTGGGAAGGCAGCTGCAATTGGCAAGCTATAATGATTATCGGGAATTATGCGGTTTCCCCAGAGTGACTAGATTTGAGCAAGTTACTGGCAATGAATTTGCTCAACAAAAACTCAAAGAATTATATGGTCATGTTGATAATATTGAGTTCTTTGTGGGGCTTTACGCCGAAGATGGGCGCGAGAATTCAACTATCCCTGCTTTAGTAGCACGCTTAATTGGGATTGATGCCTTTTCTCAGGCGCTAACCAATCCTTTACTATCACCCAATATCTTCAATAAAGAAACTTTTTCTCCTCTGGGTTGGGAAATTCTTCAGAATACCAACACAGTCTCAGATTTAGTGAATCGCAACGTTCCTGCATCAGGTAAGAAGTACAAAGTTACTTTTGACCTTTAA